The genomic DNA AGGCTCCTCGGGACAAGCGAACGACAAGGCTCGCTTCGCCTCGCCTGTCGCCTGCTTCGCGGCCAGGTGCACGCCGCATAAGCGATCGACAGTGCGAAGCCTCCGGCACGCAACTGCCGGAAGGCTTGCTGTGCTTCGCCTGTCGCCTGCTTACGTCATCCCGAACGGCCAACGGCCTCTTTTGTCATCCCGAACGGCGCAAAGCGCCGGAGGGATCTAGACTTGGTGCCACCGTTCCCCCAGATCCCTCGGCGACGAAACAGCCTCGGGATGACACAAGCAGACGACCGAACGGGCGTTTTTTCCGTTCGTGTCGATCGCTTGGGCGGCATGTTTCTGGCCGCCTTCCCTAGGGCTCGTGATGACCGGGGCGGCTTTTCTTACCGAAGAAGCCTCCATCTAATCAACCTGCTCGTCGTAGAAGCTCCTGTGCTTTTCGTACTCTGACCTGTAGATGATCTCCTCCGGCTTTATGGCCCTGTCGGTCGCCAGGATGCCGTCCAGATGATCTGTCTCGTGCTGAAGCAGCTCCGACCTCGCCCGGTCGATGTCCGTCCATTCCCTCGCGGCCCCGTCCTCGTCCATGTATCGCACATCTATCGACACGTGCCTGCGAACGCGCACCAGAAGGTCGGGGAAGGACATGCAATCGTCCCACATCGTGAAGGTCTCCTCGCTTCTGCGGACGATCTCCGGGTTCGCTATGACGAACGTCTCGCTCCCCAAGTTAAGCGCGATCATCCGCCTCGCGATCCCGATCTGAGGCGCCGCGATCCCCCTTCCAAAACCGTGCTCGC from Synergistaceae bacterium includes the following:
- a CDS encoding peptide deformylase, whose product is MVREVLLLGDPLLRRRSEPIADFTDSALREEMKDLKEALERFRREHGFGRGIAAPQIGIARRMIALNLGSETFVIANPEIVRRSEETFTMWDDCMSFPDLLVRVRRHVSIDVRYMDEDGAAREWTDIDRARSELLQHETDHLDGILATDRAIKPEEIIYRSEYEKHRSFYDEQVD